The Campylobacter sp. CNRCH_2014_0184h region TTTGTAAAACTAGAACTAATGGTAAATATGGATTTATGGATGATAAAGGCAAGGTAATTATTAGTCCTTGTTTTGATGCAGTTTATGATTTTAGCGAAGGATTGGCGTTAGTTGAGTTAAATAATAAATATGGTTTTATCAATAAAAATGGTAAAATTGTTATAGATCTTAAGTTTGATTTAGCGTATCCTTTTCATAGGGGATATGCAAAGGTAAAAATTAAGAAAAAATGGGGAGTTATTAATAAAGATGGTGATATAGTTTTACAGCCAGTATTTGATAGTGTTCTAGGGCTTGATAAAAGTGGTAAGGCATTTTTTGTTACATTTAAAGGTGTGACAGGCTTCATTGACAAAAATGGAAATTTTACTGAATTATATTAAAATATAATTTTATACATGAAATCTTAGCAAATTATATCTTTTACATTTTCACATTAAGGCATTAAAACAATATCCACCAAATCATTTTCTTTTATATTATCATGTGCTATCATAAGTGCGGCTTTGTGGTTAAGGTTGTTGATGATGGCACTTGAGCCTTGTTTTTTGCCTTTTAAATTGGCATAAATTTTTCCATCTTTAAATTCTACATTACAAGCTACAAATTCTAAATGCGGACTTTTTTTCTTATAGTCAGTATTTGCAAATGCTTTAAATACATAGTCTTTTTCTTGTAAAAGCCAAGCATTTAAAAGTTCTCTTACATATAAATTAAACATCACCATAGCCGAGTATGGAAAACCCGGTAGGGCAAAGATGAATTTGTCTTCAAATTTGGCTATTTTGATGTGTTTACCAGGCTTTACATTGACTTTGTCTAAGATGATTTCATACTCTTTAACAGCTTGCTTTAAAAAGTCAAAATCCCCCATGGAAACTCCACCGGTGGTAACTAAAATATCACACGCATTAAGTGCTTGCTTTAAAACACTTGGAGTTTTTTGCATATCATCCTTTAAAAGTGGGAAAATTCTAGCTTCAGCACCAAGTTTTTTTGCCATATTAGCTATGGCTACATGGTTTGATGAGCGAATTTGTGCAGGGTGCTCTAAGCTTTCGCCCAAGTCTTTGATCTCACTTCCACTACTTAGCACGCCTATGATAGGTTTAGCAAAAACACTAATGTGAAAATATCCAAGCTCGGCTAAAAGTGCTATCTCGCTATAGCCTAGTTTTGTACCTTTGGTGAGTAAAATTTCATCTTTGGTGTAGCTCTCACCCACCTTTCTTACAGCAAAGCCTTGTGGAACTTTTTCTTTTACATAAACCATGTTATTTTTAACTTCTACTTTTTCAACAGGTATTAAGGTATCACAACCCTCACTCATCAAAGAGCCTGTAAAGGTTTTAACACATTCTTTATTTTGTATTTTAAAGCTTGGAAAAACTCCCGCAGGTGCTTCACCTATGATAGACAAAGGCTCATCTTGCTCACTAAATTTAATCGCATAGCCATCCATAGAAGCTGTGGGAAATTGAGGGTTGTTAGTAGAAGCTTTGATATCTATGGCTAAAATTCTATCTAAGCACTGTGTTAAAGCGATGTTTTCTATCTTTTCATATGTTTGTATGTGTGAATGAAGTATGTCTAAACTTTGGCTATAAGAAGTTAGCATTTTAGTCCTTAGTGCTTAAAATTCCTGCTCCTTGAAGTTTCAAAGAGCGTTCTTTGGCATAAATTTTTTCGCCATTAATGATATCATATTTCCATATAGGTGCGCTTGCTTTAAAATCTTCTACAAAATCATTAATTAGCTTAAGTCCTAGTTTTCTTTGTTTGCTTAAAACCCCAGCAAAATAAGAACTCTCATGTACCTTAACCTCGCCGATAGAGTGAGCAAACATCAAGCTTACATTTTCATTTGCAAGTTTTTGGCACCATTTTTCAAACCAAGTTTTTAATAAAGGCTCATATATATCAAAACTCAAAGCCTCAATCTCATCTTCGGCCCTCACTATACCGCAAAATGTGATCAAAGCTCCGCAGTTTTTATCTTTAGCATATTCATACCATCTAGCATAAATGCTAGGAATTTCTAAGGCTCCTTGATGTAATTCAAACATAACTCATCCTCCACAAACCGGCGGTAATAAGCATATTTTATCCCCATCTTTTAAGGTAGTTTCATCATTAAAAACCATTTCATCGTTTAAGGCAACTGCACAAAGCTCAAGCCATTCTTTTAAGCTTTCATCTTGTCCTAAAATTGCTTTTAATTCTTTAAGATTATTTACATTTAGCTCTAAGCTTTCTTTGTTAATTGGCCCTAGAAATTCAACTTTTACCATTTTTTACCTTTATTCTTTGATTTCTAAAATTCCCATCATTCCAAGATCTTCATGCTCTAAAATATGGCAGTGAAACATTCTAATACCGGTAAATTTTTGACTCATTCTAAGTCTTAATTCTTCCCCAGGTCTTACATTAATCGTATCTTGTAATGCTCTGAATTTTGCTTTTGTTATTTTACCCTTAAATTTAGAAGATATGAGTTCAAATTGTGTTCCGTGTATATGAAAAGGATGATCCATATGTGAAGAATTTTTTACTACCCATTCTTCTACTTCATTTAATTTTGAGGTTAAATCCGTTCTATTCATATCAAATGTTTTACCATTGATTAAAAACATAAAAGCAAGGCTTTTTTTGATTTCTTCTTCACTTTTTTTACTAATACCATGCATTTGCATATGATCTTCACTCATAATCACTTCTTTAAAGCTTGTGGCTTCTTTTAAAGGTGGAAATTCGCGTAATTTCTCCGGTATGTTTTCTATAGTTTTTTCTACTTTAAGATCAGCTAACATAAGAGTGTAAGGTTCTTCTTTAACAAGCATTTTATCG contains the following coding sequences:
- a CDS encoding WG repeat-containing protein — its product is MFKAIFQFLSDVIKDINSDKIWDSRGGICKTRTNGKYGFMDDKGKVIISPCFDAVYDFSEGLALVELNNKYGFINKNGKIVIDLKFDLAYPFHRGYAKVKIKKKWGVINKDGDIVLQPVFDSVLGLDKSGKAFFVTFKGVTGFIDKNGNFTELY
- a CDS encoding molybdopterin molybdotransferase MoeA — protein: MLTSYSQSLDILHSHIQTYEKIENIALTQCLDRILAIDIKASTNNPQFPTASMDGYAIKFSEQDEPLSIIGEAPAGVFPSFKIQNKECVKTFTGSLMSEGCDTLIPVEKVEVKNNMVYVKEKVPQGFAVRKVGESYTKDEILLTKGTKLGYSEIALLAELGYFHISVFAKPIIGVLSSGSEIKDLGESLEHPAQIRSSNHVAIANMAKKLGAEARIFPLLKDDMQKTPSVLKQALNACDILVTTGGVSMGDFDFLKQAVKEYEIILDKVNVKPGKHIKIAKFEDKFIFALPGFPYSAMVMFNLYVRELLNAWLLQEKDYVFKAFANTDYKKKSPHLEFVACNVEFKDGKIYANLKGKKQGSSAIINNLNHKAALMIAHDNIKENDLVDIVLMP
- a CDS encoding molybdopterin synthase catalytic subunit; translation: MFELHQGALEIPSIYARWYEYAKDKNCGALITFCGIVRAEDEIEALSFDIYEPLLKTWFEKWCQKLANENVSLMFAHSIGEVKVHESSYFAGVLSKQRKLGLKLINDFVEDFKASAPIWKYDIINGEKIYAKERSLKLQGAGILSTKD
- a CDS encoding MoaD/ThiS family protein; the protein is MVKVEFLGPINKESLELNVNNLKELKAILGQDESLKEWLELCAVALNDEMVFNDETTLKDGDKICLLPPVCGG